One region of Juglans microcarpa x Juglans regia isolate MS1-56 chromosome 7S, Jm3101_v1.0, whole genome shotgun sequence genomic DNA includes:
- the LOC121241710 gene encoding uncharacterized protein LOC121241710, with protein sequence MKFFRSCYRPKGTPAPPQEEANTNAYVSLTLPSFRRNRRTAGPRSASAKHWRPVLSMISEDKVDENRERVSGNKFSCKSRSLPNSRFLTHRDEFRNNSMPIFFPAISPTPFMF encoded by the exons ATGAAGTTCTTCAGGTCATGTTACCGTCCCAAAGGCACCCCTGCGCCGCCGCAGGAGGAAGCCAACACCAACGCCTATGTGTCGCTCACCTTGCCTTCCTTCAGGCGCAATAGGCGGACTGCAGGTCCCAGGTCCGCGTCTGCTAAGCATTGGAGGCCAGTGCTTTCGATGATATCCGAGGACAAAGTCGACGAAAACAGAGAACGGGTTTCAGGAAATAAATTTTCTTGTAAATCTAGATCGCTGCCCAATTCTCGCTTTCTCACTCACAGAGACGAGTTCAG GAACAACTCCATGCCGATTTTCTTTCCAGCAATCTCACCAACTCCGTTTATGTTCTGA